From Corynebacterium aquatimens:
CGGATGCACAGGTGGGCATAGTCGTGGTGGAGGCTGGGGCGCGCAAGGTTGGTGCTTTGCGCAACATTGCTCAAGATGTGCGTGACGCATCAGGCTTTGAGACCGTGATTGTTCGCACGCATGGGGGAAGCGGGGTAGTGAGCACGAATCTGACTCGGGCGCAGATTGAAGCTGGCAGGCATGAGATGAATAAGGAGTGGGACTTCGTTAACGGAGTCCGCGTCTTTGGCAGTACTGCTGAAGCCGCTGAAATCCACGGGTCGGAGTGGATTGTGGCTGGGGGAGTAACGCTTTTCGCGATGCTCACGATAGTCATTGCTACAGCCCTGACTTCGGGTGTGACCAGACTCACACGCACCCGGCCGTCCGACGAAGATGCAGGCCACTAAGTAACTACAGTCATGTTATTTTCCTTTACCAATGTGAAAGTTGGTAAAGGTTGTGTACCAGACGGGTTAAGTGTCCTATGGTTTCACTGTTGGCTCATGAGTCACAGTGACATCAAGTAATCGCAACTGTTTCATTTCAGGCATGTGGGGAAGCACGCCAAGTGGCGAAACAGGGCAGATCGCTCGAGATCATTGCGGCGCGTGAGCTCGCGTCCATGTTCATTCGACTGCCCATTAGTCAAGCGTTAAGCGTTGACGTACTGCGGTACGGGGCTGGCTTTGCCATGCCTTGAACCGCTCAATGGGGCGTGAGGAGTGCCCTCGTGGCTTATCGTGCTCGGCGTGTGCGCATTGCCGCATTCGTCACCGGCTTATCCGTTTTCGGTTCCGCACATCTTTTTGGTCCTGCAACAGTGAGTGCTCAGGATCGGGTTTCGGGACTCATTAACCAGATCACCTCCCAGCAGGCAACGCTTCACTCTCTCGATCTGCAGATCGGTGCTTTGAGCGAGGAGGTCAACAAGGCCTACGTCGATCTGCACGACGCGCAGGCGTACGCCGAGCAGGCTCGGCAAGGCGCGACGGAGGCCCGCAAACGCTTGGAGCAGACCCAAAGCGACATTGACCGTTACAAGCGCGAGCTGGGCGACATATCCCGCCACGCGCTTCGCGCTTCAGGCGCTGACAACCCGCTGTCCATCGTCAGCGGTGCTGACGCCCGCGACAAGGCGTTGGAGAAGCAGCGCTACCTGCGTCAGCAGGCGAAGGACAAACAGGACGCGATTGAGCGTTTGGAGACCGCGCGCACCGAAGCTGCCAACGAAGAATCCATGTTGCGTCACACGACGCGACTAGCGGATGAACGCGCAGTGCAGGCCGAAGCGGCCCAGGTTGAGGCTCAGGTCGCGCTCGACGCCACTGTCGCTGAGCTATCCAGCCAGCTCGACCAGCGTGACGCAGCTATGGACGAGCTTGCCGCCGCACAGCTGGAGCTCCAGG
This genomic window contains:
- a CDS encoding Rv1476 family membrane protein, translating into MSNNSAPAIDAVTLNSVVKQLGDDGVAFTYSHPDNATLNDGLVSALPSVPATADAQVGIVVVEAGARKVGALRNIAQDVRDASGFETVIVRTHGGSGVVSTNLTRAQIEAGRHEMNKEWDFVNGVRVFGSTAEAAEIHGSEWIVAGGVTLFAMLTIVIATALTSGVTRLTRTRPSDEDAGH